From Primulina tabacum isolate GXHZ01 chromosome 2, ASM2559414v2, whole genome shotgun sequence, one genomic window encodes:
- the LOC142537081 gene encoding translation factor GUF1 homolog, mitochondrial isoform X3 yields MFHRHDLLGTDTNFLLNLIDTPGHVDFNYEVSRSLAACQGVLLVVDAAQGVQAQTVANFYLAFEANLSIIPVINKIDQPTADPDRVKAQLKAMFDLDPDEALLTSAKTGQGLEAVLPAVIKRIPPPPGESSSPLRMLLLDSYYDEYKGVICHVAVFDGALQKGDKISSAATGQSYEVLDVGIMHPELTQTGVLFTGQVGYVVSGMRSTKEARVGDTLYHTRNSIDPLPGFKPVKHMVFSGLYPADGSDFEALNHAIERLTCNDASVSVTKESSTALGLGFRCGFLGLLHMDVFHQRLEQEHGAHVISTVPTVPYIFEFSDGSKIHIQNPAMLPSNPKQRVTACWEPTVMATIIIPSEYVGAIITLCSERRGEQLEYSFIDSQRAFMKYRLPLREIVVDFYNELKSITSGYASFDYEEADYQASDLVKVDILLNGQPVDAMATIIHRSKAQRVGRELVEKLKKFIDRQMFEIIIQAAIGSKVIARETISAMRKNVLAKCYGGDVTRKRKLLEKQKEGKKRMKRVGSVDIPQEAFHELLKSSCSHR; encoded by the exons TCTACTTGTTGTGGATGCAGCTCAAGGTGTCCAGGCACAAACAGTTGCAAATTTTTATCTTGCTTTTGAAGCAAACCTCTCAATAATTCCTGTCATAAACAAAATTGATCAACCAACAGCTGACCCAGATCGAGTTAAAGCACAGCTGAAGGCTATGTTTGATCTTGATCCAGACGAAGCTCTTTTAACATCCGCAAAAACAGGGCAAGGTCTTGAGGCTGTCCTTCCTGCTGTGATCAAACGAATACCTCCTCCTCCAGGGGAGAGTAGTTCGCCATTAAGAATGCTTTTGTTGGATTCTTACTATGATGAATACAAAGGTGTTATCTGCCATGTAGCAGTTTTTGATGGTGCTCTGCAGAAGGGTGATAAGATTTCATCTGCCGCAACTGGCCAATCTTATGAAGTTTTGGATGTTGGGATCATGCATCCTGAGCTCACCCAGACTGGAGTCCTTTTCACAGGGCAAGTTGGATATGTCGTCAGCGGTATGCGTTCAACCAAAGAAGCACGTGTTGGAGATACTCTCTATCATACACGAAACTCTATAGATCCTCTTCCAG GTTTCAAGCCAGTAAAACATATGGTGTTTTCTGGTCTATATCCTGCTGATGGATCTGATTTCGAAGCTCTTAATCATGCCATCGAAAGATTAACTTGCAATGACGCTAGTGTCTCTGTTACCAAAGAGAGTAGCACAGCACTTGGCTTGGGCTTCAG ATGCGGTTTCCTTGGCTTGCTCCACATGGATGTTTTTCATCAACGTCTTGAACAG GAACATGGAGCTCATGTGATTTCCACTGTTCCAACTGTGCCATATATTTTTGAGTTTTCCGATGGCAG TAAAATACATATTCAAAACCCTGCTATGCTGCCTTCAAATCCAAAACAACGAGTGACAGCTTGTTGGGAACCGACTGTGATGGCAACAATTATAATTCCTAGTGA GTATGTTGGTGCCATTATAACTTTGTGCTCGGAACGGCGAGGGGAGCAGTTAGAATACTCTTTTATTGACAG TCAGAGAGCTTTCATGAAATATCGATTACCTTTGAGGGAAATTGTTGTTGACTTCTACAATGAATTGAAGAGCATAACGTCAGGATATGCATCTTTTGATTACGAGGAAGCAGA CTATCAGGCCTCTGATCTGGTGAAAGTTGATATCCTGTTAAATGGACAACCAGTTGATGCTATGGCCACTATAATTCACAGATCAAAGGCCCAAAGAGTTGGCCGTGAACTAGTGGAGAAGCTGAAAAAATTCATTGACAG GCAAATGTTTGAGATAATCATCCAAGCTGCTATTGGGTCCAAGGTCATTGCCAGGGAAAC GATATCGGCAATGAGGAAAAATGTTCTTGCAAAATGCTATGGTGGTGATGTTACTAGGAAGAGAAAATTATTGGAAAAGCAAAAGGAAGGAAAAAAGCGCATGAAACGTGTTGGGTCCGTTGACATACCACAGGAGGCCTTTCACGAGCTATTGAAGAGTTCATG CAGCCACCGATGA
- the LOC142537082 gene encoding plant cysteine oxidase 2 isoform X1 codes for MQMGMEQNGSGRKGNKDKRRQKRLSPVQRLYETCKEVFADCSPGIVPSPQNVEKLAAVLDQMTQADVGLSPNMRFFDNDRAPIITYLHLHECDRFSIGIFCLPPKSVIPLHNHPGMTVFSKLLFGKMHYKSYDWWNEMDANIDAATANALQSDANGLRLAKLKVDSQFTAPCETSILYPAHGGNMHILTAKTACAVLDVLGPPYCDPEGRHCQYYHEFPLNNFPDSVESCRLVPEEEQNEFAWLMEREKPEDFYVVGVSYKGPKIATN; via the exons ATGCAAATGGGGATGGAACAAAACGGTAGTGGTAGAAAAGGTAATAAAGATAAGCGGAGACAGAAGAGACTGTCCCCTGTTCAAAGACTGTATGAGACTTGCAAGGAAGTGTTTGCCGATTGTTCCCCTGGTATTGTTCCATCGCCTCAAAACGTTGAAAAGCTTGCTGCTGTTCTGG ACCAGATGACTCAAGCGGATGTTGGCTTGAGTCCTAATATGAGGTTTTTCGACAATGATAGAGCTCCAATCATAACCTACCTGCACCTCCACGAGTGCGATAGATTCTCC ATTGGAATTTTCTGCTTGCCACCGAAAAGTGTCATTCCGCTACATAATCATCCTGGAATGACAGTTTTTAGTAAGCTTCTCTTTGGAAAAATGCATTACAAGTCATATGACTGGTGGAATGAGATGGATGCTAACATTGATGCCGCAACTGCCAACGCTCTACAGA GCGATGCTAATGGATTACGTCTAGCAAAACTCAAGGTGGACTCCCAGTTCACTGCTCCTTGTGAAACGTCGATTCTGTATCCGGCTCATGGTGGCAACATGCACATCCTAACAGCCAAGACTGCATGTGCAGTACTAGATGTGCTTGGCCCTCCATACTGTGATCCCGAGGGTCGTCATTGTCAATACTACCATGAGTTCCCATTAAACAATTTTCCGG ATTCAGTGGAGAGCTGCCGACTTGTACCTGAGGAAGAACAGAATGAGTTTGCATGGCTCATGGAGAGGGAAAAACCGGAAGATTTCTACGTAGTTGGCGTGTCATATAAGGGACCAAAGATAGCAACAAACTAA
- the LOC142537082 gene encoding plant cysteine oxidase 2 isoform X3: MQMGMEQNGSGRKGNKDKRRQKRLSPVQRLYETCKEVFADCSPDQMTQADVGLSPNMRFFDNDRAPIITYLHLHECDRFSIGIFCLPPKSVIPLHNHPGMTVFSKLLFGKMHYKSYDWWNEMDANIDAATANALQSDANGLRLAKLKVDSQFTAPCETSILYPAHGGNMHILTAKTACAVLDVLGPPYCDPEGRHCQYYHEFPLNNFPDSVESCRLVPEEEQNEFAWLMEREKPEDFYVVGVSYKGPKIATN; encoded by the exons ATGCAAATGGGGATGGAACAAAACGGTAGTGGTAGAAAAGGTAATAAAGATAAGCGGAGACAGAAGAGACTGTCCCCTGTTCAAAGACTGTATGAGACTTGCAAGGAAGTGTTTGCCGATTGTTCCCCTG ACCAGATGACTCAAGCGGATGTTGGCTTGAGTCCTAATATGAGGTTTTTCGACAATGATAGAGCTCCAATCATAACCTACCTGCACCTCCACGAGTGCGATAGATTCTCC ATTGGAATTTTCTGCTTGCCACCGAAAAGTGTCATTCCGCTACATAATCATCCTGGAATGACAGTTTTTAGTAAGCTTCTCTTTGGAAAAATGCATTACAAGTCATATGACTGGTGGAATGAGATGGATGCTAACATTGATGCCGCAACTGCCAACGCTCTACAGA GCGATGCTAATGGATTACGTCTAGCAAAACTCAAGGTGGACTCCCAGTTCACTGCTCCTTGTGAAACGTCGATTCTGTATCCGGCTCATGGTGGCAACATGCACATCCTAACAGCCAAGACTGCATGTGCAGTACTAGATGTGCTTGGCCCTCCATACTGTGATCCCGAGGGTCGTCATTGTCAATACTACCATGAGTTCCCATTAAACAATTTTCCGG ATTCAGTGGAGAGCTGCCGACTTGTACCTGAGGAAGAACAGAATGAGTTTGCATGGCTCATGGAGAGGGAAAAACCGGAAGATTTCTACGTAGTTGGCGTGTCATATAAGGGACCAAAGATAGCAACAAACTAA
- the LOC142537082 gene encoding plant cysteine oxidase 2 isoform X2, producing the protein MQMGMEQNGSGRKGNKDKRRQKRLSPVQRLYETCKEVFADCSPGIVPSPQNVEKLAAVLDQMTQADVGLSPNMRFFDNDRAPIITYLHLHECDRFSIGIFCLPPKSVIPLHNHPGMTVFSKLLFGKMHYKSYDWWNEMDANIDAATANALQSDANGLRLAKLKVDSQFTAPCETSILYPAHGGNMHILTAKTACAVLDVLGPPYCDPEGRHCQYYHEFPLNNFPVESCRLVPEEEQNEFAWLMEREKPEDFYVVGVSYKGPKIATN; encoded by the exons ATGCAAATGGGGATGGAACAAAACGGTAGTGGTAGAAAAGGTAATAAAGATAAGCGGAGACAGAAGAGACTGTCCCCTGTTCAAAGACTGTATGAGACTTGCAAGGAAGTGTTTGCCGATTGTTCCCCTGGTATTGTTCCATCGCCTCAAAACGTTGAAAAGCTTGCTGCTGTTCTGG ACCAGATGACTCAAGCGGATGTTGGCTTGAGTCCTAATATGAGGTTTTTCGACAATGATAGAGCTCCAATCATAACCTACCTGCACCTCCACGAGTGCGATAGATTCTCC ATTGGAATTTTCTGCTTGCCACCGAAAAGTGTCATTCCGCTACATAATCATCCTGGAATGACAGTTTTTAGTAAGCTTCTCTTTGGAAAAATGCATTACAAGTCATATGACTGGTGGAATGAGATGGATGCTAACATTGATGCCGCAACTGCCAACGCTCTACAGA GCGATGCTAATGGATTACGTCTAGCAAAACTCAAGGTGGACTCCCAGTTCACTGCTCCTTGTGAAACGTCGATTCTGTATCCGGCTCATGGTGGCAACATGCACATCCTAACAGCCAAGACTGCATGTGCAGTACTAGATGTGCTTGGCCCTCCATACTGTGATCCCGAGGGTCGTCATTGTCAATACTACCATGAGTTCCCATTAAACAATTTTCCGG TGGAGAGCTGCCGACTTGTACCTGAGGAAGAACAGAATGAGTTTGCATGGCTCATGGAGAGGGAAAAACCGGAAGATTTCTACGTAGTTGGCGTGTCATATAAGGGACCAAAGATAGCAACAAACTAA
- the LOC142537084 gene encoding putative pectate lyase P59, with product MGSIKFNSLIVLFYAFASFLPTLRANFAEFDEFWQRRAAEAWNRTLESYEQEPHKIVSHLNMNVHRTLKEIGLDHSSSNNSTRRHLGKSSYSGPCQATNPIDRCWRCQPNWASNRFRLADCGLGFGYKAKGGKNGKIYVVTDSSDDNVLNPKPGTLRYAVIQKEPLWIIFERDMIIRLSQELIMESNKTIDARGARVHIANGAGITIQYVSNVIIHGLRIHDIVQGSGGLVRDSVDHFGLRTRSDGDGISIFGAQDIWIDHVSMTNCYDGLIDAIMGSTGITISNGHFTDHNEAMLFGASDSHSQDAIMQITVAFNHFGKRMVQRMPRCRWGYFHVVNNDYTHWNMYAIGGSQHPTIISQGNRFIAPPENPYAKEVTKRDYAPESVWKQWTWRSEGDLFLRGAFFVQSGDPNWSSKHPEKFDKISAASATLVAEMTKFAGWLNCRPGVPC from the exons ATGGGCAGCATTAAATTTAATTCGTTAATCGTCTTGTTTTATGCTTTTGCTTCGTTTCTTCCCACCCTGAGAGCTAATTTCGCAGAGTTTGATGAGTTCTGGCAAAGGCGAGCCGCCGAGGCCTGGAATCGAACCCTGGAATCTTACGAGCAAGAACCCCATAAAATAGTTAGCCACTTGAACATGAATGTCCACAG GACATTGAAAGAAATAGGACTGGACCATTCGAGCTCAAACAATAGCACGAGAAGACATCTAGGAAAGAGTTCCTACAGCGGCCCATGCCAGGCTACCAATCCCATCGACAGGTGCTGGAGATGCCAGCCCAATTGGGCCTCCAACCGGTTCAGGCTCGCAGACTGCGGGTTAGGCTTTGGCTACAAGGCGAAGGGGGGAAAGAACGGCAAGATCTACGTGGTGACTGACTCCTCGGACGACAATGTCTTAAACCCGAAACCAGGGACTCTACGCTACGCGGTGATCCAGAAGGAGCCGCTCTGGATCATATTCGAGCGCGACATGATCATCAGGCTCTCGCAGGAGCTGATCATGGAGAGCAACAAGACCATCGATGCTCGTGGGGCGAGGGTTCACATCGCTAATGGAGCGGGGATCACGATCCAGTACGTGAGCAATGTGATCATACATGGGTTGAGGATTCATGACATTGTTCAAGGGAGTGGAGGCTTGGTGAGGGACTCCGTGGATCATTTCGGGTTGAGGACGAGGAGTGATGGTGACGGGATCTCTATTTTTGGGGCTCAGGATATATGGATCGATCATGTGTCGATGACAAATTGCTACGACGGCCTTATAGATGCGATCATGGGCTCGACTGGCATCACCATCTCCAACGGCCATTTCACCGATCACAACGAG GCGATGCTTTTCGGGGCGAGCGACAGCCACTCTCAAGACGCGATAATGCAGATAACGGTGGCATTCAACCACTTCGGTAAGAGAATGGTGCAGAGAATGCCGCGGTGCAGATGGGGTTATTTCCACGTCGTGAACAACGACTACACGCACTGGAACATGTATGCCATCGGTGGTAGCCAGCACCCTACCATTATCAGCCAGGGAAACCGGTTCATCGCCCCTCCCGAAAACCCTTACGCCAAGGAG GTGACAAAGAGAGACTATGCACCAGAATCAGTGTGGAAACAGTGGACATGGAGATCAGAGGGCGATCTTTTCTTGAGAGGAGCATTCTTTGTTCAATCCGGTGACCCAAACTGGTCCAGCAAACATCCCGAGAAATTCGACAAGATATCGGCTGCCTCTGCAACGCTCGTAGCAGAAATGACCAAGTTTGCCGGTTGGCTCAACTGCAGGCCGGGGGTACCATGTTAG
- the LOC142537085 gene encoding F-box protein CPR1-like, producing the protein MASTTNHGYLPEDVMLDIVLRLPVKTLLQFKCVSTYWCTLIESPGFVKRHFNHKSNPERLLVRNYRPDTDEYAYALFHDETFSGFEEPDHLQMPITVGSLLGPVDGLFLVVGRSGNMALLNPSMRQLRPIPLLHPDVKPHLSPYDDLLGFGWDESGKDYKVISIQYFWNDELDIPHDPSIVSIYSLRSDSWRHFEDVDLANSGHCSYKSLCNTYLNGVYYWFTELNDQDVSILAFDMSLETFCEIKVPDCIKARGGDLALYGDSVALISCDLDRNDKCVDIWVLKEESCWIKCLNIGPFEDLKWPLGFWRDTELLLETGSSHLTVYNINTKKLRTLETRRRENGFFIYWVFFYKESLVSINGEGLKCMQWDPSSDSIKDLLRRSQ; encoded by the coding sequence ATGGCAAGCACCACAAATCATGGTTACTTACCTGAAGACGTGATGCTCGACATTGTATTGAGGTTGCCTGTGAAGACACTGTTGCAATTCAAGTGTGTTTCCACGTATTGGTGCACTCTCATCGAAAGCCCAGGCTTTGTCAAACGGCATTTCAATCACAAGAGTAATCCAGAGCGCCTGCTTGTTCGCAATTATAGACCTGACACCGACGAATATGCCTATGCCTTGTTTCATGATGAAACATTTTCTGGATTCGAAGAACCTGATCATCTTCAAATGCCCATTACAGTTGGATCTCTTCTGGGACCTGTGGATGGCTTATTTTTGGTGGTTGGTAGGTCGGGAAACATGGCTTTGTTGAATCCATCCATGAGACAGCTTAGGCCTATCCCTTTACTTCATCCGGATGTTAAACCCCATTTATCTCCCTATGATGATCTGCTTGGGTTTGGATGGGACGAGTCTGGCAAAGATTATAAGGTCATTTCCATCCAGTATTTCTGGAATGATGAACTGGATATTCCTCATGATCCTTCCATTGTTTCTATCTACAGCTTGAGGAGTGATTCTTGGAGACATTTTGAGGACGTGGATTTGGCAAACTCAGGTCATTGTTCTTACAAGTCCCTGTGTAACACGTACTTGAATGGGGTTTATTACTGGTTCACAGAGCTTAACGACCAGGATGTCTCCATACTTGCTTTTGACATGAGCCTTGAAACGTTTTGTGAAATAAAAGTGCCAGATTGTATCAAAGCTAGAGGAGGGGACCTTGCTTTGTACGGTGATTCAGTGGCCCTAATATCGTGTGATTTAGATAGGAATGATAAATGTGTTGACATATGGGTGTTGAAGGAGGAAAGCTGCTGGATTAAATGTTTGAATATTGGCCCTTTTGAAGACCTTAAATGGCCCCTTGGTTTCTGGAGGGACACTGAACTCTTACTGGAAACTGGAAGTTCGCACTTGACTGTGTATAATATTAATACGAAGAAATTAAGGACTCTTGAAACGCGAAGAAGGGAGAATGGTTTTTTCATATATTGGGTATTCTTTTACAAGGAGAGCCTTGTTTCGATAAATGGAGAGGGGCTCAAGTGCATGCAGTGGGATCCTTCTTCTGATTCTATCAAGGATTTACTCAGAAGAAGCCAGTAA
- the LOC142537083 gene encoding serine/threonine-protein kinase D6PKL2, with the protein MTEASENRWKCDSTTLNLSVNTSPSVDLCSSTATGSDTSSLSSGQTSEYGFLDKRVDIKNAEVDAIEASAESENTTSSSDANDAGFRSVFQSKPHRGNDVRWDAIQRVQGRDGELGLRHFRLLKKLGFGDIGSVYLADLRGMGCLFAMKVMDKGMLVNRKKVGRAQTEKDILGLLDHPFLPTLYSHFETEKFSCLLMEYCSGGDLHVLRQRQLGRHFSEQAARFYASEVLLSLEYLHMMGVVYRDLKPENVLVREDGHIMLSDFDLSLRCYVNPTLVTDGDGPSCTLSSYCIEPSCIDPVFKLPVCVEPSSCYKPSCFKPRIFNSKTEKVKDKKPTLASRDSLPMLVAEPTAARSMSFVGTHEYLAPEIIRGDGHGSAVDWWTFGIFLYELLHGKTPFKGNDNRETLLNVAGQLLKFPESSSISFAAKDLIRGLLVKNPQKRLGFKRGATEIKQHPFFENVNWALVRSISPPQIPKPVDIAVFNQTSKSSLPSNEKCTSDSKRTSGSYLEFEFF; encoded by the exons ATGACCGAAGCTTCGGAGAATAGGTGGAAATGTGATTCCACCACGCTCAACCTTAGTGTTAATACCAGTCCTAGCGTTGATTTATGTAGCAGTACGGCAACAGGGTCCGACACTTCTAGCTTAAGCAGTGGTCAAACTAGCGAATATGGTTTCTTAGATAAACGAGTTGATATTAAGAATGCTGAGGTCGATGCCATTGAAGCAAGTGCGGAGAGCGAGAATACCACTAGTTCGAGCGATGCGAATGACGCCGGTTTTAGGAGTGTTTTCCAGTCTAAACCGCATAGAGGAAACGATGTGAGGTGGGATGCAATACAGCGTGTGCAGGGTAGAGATGGGGAGTTGGGTTTGAGGCACTTTAGACTTCTGAAGAAACTGGGGTTTGGAGATATTGGTAGTGTTTATTTAGCGGATTTGAGGGGTATGGGGTGCCTTTTTGCCATGAAAGTCATGGATAAAGGTATGTTAGTTAATAGAAAGAAAGTGGGGAGAGCTCAAACTGAGAAAGATATCTTGGGTTTATTGGATCACCCGTTTCTTCCAACTCTTTATTCTCATTTTGAAACGGAGAAGTTTTCTTGCTTGTTAATGGAGTATTGCAGTGGTGGGGACCTGCATGTGCTTCGGCAGCGTCAGCTGGGCAGGCATTTCTCAGAGCAGGCTGCAAG GTTTTATGCATCAGAAGTGCTTCTTTCGCTCGAGTACCTTCATATGATGGGAGTGGTGTATAGAGATCTGAAGCCAGAAAATGTATTGGTGAGGGAAGATGGGCATATTATGCTATCAGATTTTGATTTATCACTGAGATGTTATGTGAACCCGACCCTTGTTACGGATGGCGATGGTCCGTCTTGTACATTATCATCGTATTGCATCGAACCATCTTGCATTGATCCTGTATTCAAATTGCCCGTTTGTGTTGAGCCGTCATCTTGTTACAAGCCCTCTTGCTTCAAGCCTCGCATTTTTAACTCGAAGACAGAGAAAGTCAAGGATAAAAAACCAACTTTGGCAAGCAGAGATTCGCTTCCGATGCTCGTTGCAGAGCCAACAGCAGCAAGGTCAATGTCATTTGTTGGGACACACGAGTATTTAGCCCCTGAAATCATCAGAGGAGATGGTCATGGCAGTGCTGTTGACTGGTGGACTTTTGGCATATTTTTGTACGAGTTGCTCCATGGAAAGACACCCTTCAAAGGCAATGATAACAGAGAAACGCTGCTTAACGTTGCTGGACAGCTCTTGAAATTTCCCGAAAGTTCCTCAATAAGTTTCGCTGCCAAGGATTTGATTCGAGGTTTGCTTGTGAAGAACCCTCAGAAAAGACTTGGATTCAAACGCGGGGCAACAGAGATAAAACAGCATCCATTCTTTGAGAATGTGAACTGGGCACTTGTTCGGAGTATTAGTCCTCCTCAAATTCCCAAACCAGTGGATATAGCCGTTTTCAATCAGACTTCGAAATCATCTTTGCCATCGAATGAAAAGTGTACGTCGGATTCGAAGAGAACATCCGGCTCTTACTTAGAATTCGAATTTTTCTGA
- the LOC142537883 gene encoding glycerol-3-phosphate acyltransferase RAM2-like, whose amino-acid sequence MAEQTNISHSQKFPHINECESIGRESHTVVTDMDGTLLVGRSSFPYFALVAFEVGGILRLFFLLLSSPIAGILYYFISESAGIRVLIFATFVGMKESDIESVSRAVLPKFYSDDIHPETWRVFSLCGRKCVLTANPRIMVEAFLKEYLGADMVIGTEISSFKGRATGFVSDVGVLVGKNKAEALQKEFGDKLPDIGLGDRKTDFPFMKLCKESYIVPAEEGIQPLSPDKLPKPIVFHDGRLVQKPTPIVAFLIILWIPIGFLLACLRIAAGALLPMPMVYHAFWSLGVRVAIKGTPPPPAKKSLGQMGVLFVCSHRTLLDPIFLSTALARPIPAVTYSLSRLSEVISPIKTVRLNRDRAKDSEMIKKLLQEGDLVICPEGTTCREPFLLRFSALFAELTDELVPVAMSNRMSMFHGTTARGWKGMDPFYFFMNPSPAYEVTFLNKLPRDLTCGGGKSSHEVANYIQRMIAATLSYECTSFTRKDKYRALAGNDGNVVEKPNGLLK is encoded by the exons ATGGCCGAACAAACCAATATTTCACATTCTCAAAAATTTCCTCATATCAACGAATGTGAGTCCATTGGACGTGAGAGCCACACTGTTGTCACCGATATGGACGGGACGTTGCTGGTTGGCCGGAGTTCCTTCCCATACTTCGCATTAGTAGCTTTCGAAGTTGGTGGGATTCTAAGGCTCTTTTTTTTGCTCTTGTCATCTCCGATAGCAGGAATTCTGTACTATTTCATCTCCGAATCAGCGGGCATTCGTGTACTAATATTTGCGACATTCGTGGGCATGAAAGAGTCCGATATCGAGTCTGTGTCACGTGCAGTGCTGCCAAAGTTCTACTCGGATGACATACATCCAGAGACGTGGCGTGTGTTTTCCTTGTGTGGAAGGAAGTGTGTGCTCACTGCTAATCCTAGGATCATGGTGGAGGCTTTCTTGAAAGAGTATTTGGGTGCTGACATGGTTATAGGGACCGAGATTTCGAGCTTTAAAGGTAGAGCCACAGGGTTCGTTAGTGATGTTGGAGTGCTTGTTGGGAAGAATAAGGCTGAGGCTCTACAGAAAGAATTTGGTGATAAATTACCAGATATTGGGCTTGGCGACAGGAAGACTGATTTCCCGTTCATGAAATTATGCAAG GAAAGTTACATAGTCCCAGCAGAGGAAGGAATCCAGCCCCTAAGCCCCGACAAGTTGCCAAAACCAATAGTGTTCCATGATGGCCGGTTAGTCCAGAAACCAACCCCAATCGTAGCATTTCTAATCATCTTATGGATCCCAATAGGCTTCCTCTTGGCCTGCCTCCGCATAGCAGCCGGCGCCCTCCTCCCCATGCCTATGGTTTACCATGCTTTCTGGTCCCTCGGGGTTCGTGTTGCAATCAAGGGTACTCCACCCCCTCCGGCAAAAAAATCTCTCGGCCAAATGGGGGTACTCTTCGTTTGCTCTCATCGAACGCTACTAGACCCCATCTTCCTATCGACCGCGCTTGCTCGTCCCATCCCGGCCGTAACATACTCGCTCTCTCGTCTGTCTGAAGTCATATCACCCATCAAAACCGTTCGTTTGAACCGGGACAGGGCTAAGGACTCAGAAATGATCAAGAAACTGTTGCAGGAAGGTGACTTAGTCATCTGCCCCGAAGGAACCACTTGCAGGGAACCGTTTTTGCTTAGATTTTCGGCTCTTTTCGCGGAACTAACGGATGAACTGGTGCCGGTTGCCATGTCGAATCGGATGAGCATGTTTCATGGGACCACGGCCCGAGGGTGGAAGGGGATGGACCCGTTTTACTTCTTCATGAACCCGAGCCCCGCTTACGAGGTCACATTCTTGAACAAGCTGCCTCGAGATTTGACTTGTGGAGGGGGGAAATCGAGCCACGAGGTGGCTAACTATATACAGAGGATGATTGCAGCAACTTTATCTTATGAATGCACAAGCTTTACTAGGAAGGATAAGTACAGAGCATTGGCTGGGAATGATGGAAATGTGGTGGAGAAGCCAAATGGGCTGCTGAAGTAG